The sequence below is a genomic window from Sebastes fasciatus isolate fSebFas1 chromosome 11, fSebFas1.pri, whole genome shotgun sequence.
TTATTATGATCCCCACTCTTGTATGCAACAACTTGTTGGCATATGCTGAGGATTCACACTtgggtcacatgacaaaaccaAGTGGTGTGaatgtaacaaagtacatttactaagTATTGTAGTATGAGTATTGTACTTGAGTACACATTTGTGGTAaatgagtatttccatgttataTCACTTTATacttgtactccactacaattcagtTAAAAATAAAGgtaatgataataatccaaCAAATGATAACACTCACATGGGCcatttttctgcatttctgagtacttttacttttgatagtttcagtacattttgtgtacttttatttatttaggaccTACTATGCTCATTTCAAGGTAcattcttgtattttgggtttctactagaacatgtttacatgctttaatgttcaaaaaacacatttatttttctctttaagactggcttgtgagaaaaatatggtgcacatttgcaaaggtagttctcaagctgtggttGATATATTCTATTGAGCCTGCAGGTGACATAGGAaagggagccaaatctgaatggcttatcaaatcacatgttttctgatctaggcaacCCACAAAatactgactgggttgtcttatttcacagtttgtggcttggtaggcactccagatacccaaatatatgtgcacaagcactgaaaagtgagttttttatgatatgtcaccttttaagtaacattttaaatgcaggaatTTAACTTGTAATGGAGCATTTTAATATTACAGTATTGCTATATGCAgtaggatctgaatacttcttccaccactgacaaaACCGTAGCCAATCTCTGACGAAGACCAATCATATCATGTATAAATTCTTGTCATAGCACCCACCTCTTTATGTGAATAAGACTCTAATAGGATATATGTTTATAGTTGAAATGTAAAATTTGAATCTATTTTTTGATTGTCTATTAAAGCAAATGAAGAGTGATCTGGAGCAGAAAAGAGACTTGCTGACGGCCATGGAGTCTGACCTGGCTAAAGCAGTGCACTGTAATGGTCAAATCTCCGAGTCTTTCCACAAGTGTGACGTGGACTTGTCCAAGTACTCAGACCTGGTGGGTCAGATGTCTGACCGCTGGCGCCGCATTCAAACTCAGATCGACAGCAGGTATGATAGTttgtacatgtacacacattCCCTCAATACCTGTGAATATTTCTCCACATCCTCCGTCCGTCATTGCTGGTAACAACTCTAAAAACATCCTTTCatcccttcctctccctcccactCTTTCCTCCTCAGAGTGTGGGACTTGGAGAAGCAGGAAAAACAGCTGAATCATTACCAGCAGAGCAGCACTCAGCTGGATCAGTGGATCAACAATGCCAGGAATCGCCAGGACACGCTTCAGTCGGTCAAGCTCAGTGACATCCAGACTCTGATGGACCACCTCAACCAACAGAAGGCATGTCTTTCCATGTTTACAtcaacatattgtaatcaataataatagttgaactgattttatttttaattggaAATACTGACAGCCATGAGCATTGGTGTAGGTGTGTGgattttataaattaaacagCAGCATAAGTGGAAAGTGTGCAAAAATATGTGTACATGATTCGACTTACTAGCCCTTGAGACCAAGAAAATTAATTTGTTGAGTAACCGCTTATAATATTATCAACATTCttgtctaatattataataatattaaaattattatctaatattataataatattattaaaattCTTGTCTAATATTATTGTATCATTAAAATTCTCATCTAATATTGTAATAATAGCAATGAAATTcttatacaatattataataataacattcaaattcttgtttaatattaatatatcattACAATTCttgtctaatattataataatacaattaaaattatattataatataataataatattattaaaatgattgtctaatattataataatatcatcAAAATTCTTATCTAATGTAATAATGTTATAAAAAACCAtctctaatataataatatcattaAAATTCAtgtgtaatattataataatatcattaaaatgattatctaatgttataataatattaaaattcttgtctaatataataatataattaaaattctattctaatattataataatattattcaaATTCTtgtttaatattataataatatcatcAAAAGTATTATCTAATGTAATAATATTATTCAAATTCTTGTCTAATAttgtaataatattattaaaattCTTGTCTAGTATTACAATAATATCATTAAAACTCTTGTCTAATATTATAACAATATCATTACATTtcttgtataatataataaaattattaaaagtattgtctaatatcataataatatcattaaaattattgtctaatattattataacatcATTAAATGTGttgtctaatattataataatattattaaaattactgtgtaatattataatagtattattaaaattattgtCTTATATAATAATAGTATCATTAAAATTCTTAATGGATATCTTAGAAGAAGCGCAGACTGGTCAGGGTCTTCAGTGAATTTAATGCCCCCTTTTTCTGACTCTACAGGCACTACACACTGAAATTAAAGGAAAGAAGGAGAAAGTCGAGGTTGTGCATAGAAATGCTGACACCTGTGCTACCTCCATAAAGGTAGGTAGTTAATTAATGTGCAccgttttctttcattttttataCATGTTATGAAGCTGATTAGCCCCGGCAACtacaatacaaaataatgaagtccgtattgtgttgtgtgttttcaggacTATGAGCTGCAGCTGGCTTCCTACAGTTCAGGCCTGGAGACTCTGCTCAATATTCCCATCAAGAGAACAATGCTTCAGTCCCCCGCTTCTGTGGTCAGACAAGAGGTATGACGACCGTCTCTCCATTGAGTCACACTAAACCAATTATTAATACACATGTTAGTTATTACACAttcaattaattattatatGTTAATCTTGTGTTTGTTAATTATAAATTAAACAATTTATATTATGACCTCATGTAATACAACAGGTTTAAAGGTTAATCCCTTAATTGCATCCGTCTCACTGGTATGTAATTTAACACATAAACGTTTGACATCAGTATTAATCCAATGATTTTAACTCCCATCAGTCGGCTGACCTCCAGTCCCGCTACATTGAGCTACTCACCCGCTCCAGCGACTATTACAAGTTCCTTGGGGAGCTGCTGAAGAACATGGAAGAGCTGAAGGTTAGTATTGCATTTTTAAGATGgcgtttaaaggaacagtgtgtaactttTCGTGGGATCTATTAGctgaaattgaatataatattcataactatgttttcattaatgtataatcacctgaaactaagaattgttgtgttttcattagcttagaatgagcttttcatatctacatagggggccggtcctcttcacagagtccgccatgttgctccaccatgtttctagtgcagaacggacaaaccaaacactggctctagacagagcctttcatgtttttacgttacctgaaggccaccgtagttctctgacatgcttgtgaaactgctgtaacgtgagccgcagactGGAAAACtgcggtaccgccagccgcgGTCTGACTtatgttgctcctaaagtagtgttattccagtaaggatggcctctgagcaaggcgaatggcattaccacggttttgcatgtTACCACAGTAttggaaagggagaagtgagcagaggggtactcagttggtactcagttggttgcaatttgcaagtacaccactagatgctgccaaatcctttAAGACATCATTGTTTCTGTGAGTCaataatattgtgtaaaataAATAGTATGATAAAACAATGTTGTTTAACAATATGAAAGTAGGTGACTAAGgctctttctgtttttgtcaatgcTCTCTTCAGATCAGGAACACCAAGATTGAGATGTTGGAGGAGGAACTGAGACGTCTGAAGGAGGACATCCAGGATCGCAACCAGAAAAACAAGTCTCTGGAGGATGCTTTGGCCCGCTACAAACTGGATCTCACTCAGTCACAAGACCAACTCATTTCTATGGAGGAAGTGAAGAGAGTCTCAGTGATGAAAGTCAATACCACCATGGAGAACCTGGATAGCACAAACAGCCAGCTTCAGGATCTTAACGACCAGCTGACCCGCATTAAATACCAGCTGGatgaagaaaagaggaagagaaggttGGCAGAGGAACGCTACACCAGCCAGCAGGAAGAGTACGAGGCGGCGGTTCGCCGCAGACAGAAAGAACTGGAAGAACTCAACTGGGCCAAGATTGACTTGGAAAAGTCTGTGAAGGACAAGGAACGTGAACTGGAGAGGATGAAGATACTGCTGGACGAGGAGGCGGCGCGTCGGCGAAGCGCTGAATCAGATAGCTCAAAGGTAAGAACACAGTGTAGCCAGGAGGTTAATCAACTTAAGCAGACATACGAGACACAGATCCACGTCACCAAGACGTCAATCCTGAAAGCCTCACaacagaaagaagaagacaCGACGGAGCTTAGGCTGCAAGTTGACAGACTCACGTCTGAGAAGAGAGatctggaggaggagctgaggagacTGAGGCAGTCCATCGCTCacacagaggagcagaagagcagagcagagcaggaggCCAGCCAGCAGAGGTCCTCGGTGGTGCAAGAGACGAGGATACGCAGCGAGTTGGAGGTTCAGCTGAGAACCCTCATGCAgcagggaggagaggatgagctCAAACTAAAGGAGTCCATCAAAAGCAATCAGGAGAAGTCCAGACAAATCAGCATGCTGACGTTtaacctggaggaggaggggaagaagaggagagctCTGGAATTAGAAATCAGTCATCTGAAACAGGCTGAGGCCGACCTGAAGGCAAAGAACACCTCCCATCTGGAGTCCATTAACAAGCTCAAAGTGTCTGAGCAGGAGATCCGCATCACCCGAGTAGAGCTGGAGAAGCAGACCAGTGAGAAAGCCAAGGCCGAGCAGAGCTCTACCCGGCTGCAGAGCCGTATCCGGGAACTCCAGTGCTCTCTGGATGGAGCGGGAGCCGAGCTGGAGAAGCAGAAGAAGGCAACCCAGGAGGAGTTCACACGTAGAAAGAGGATGGAGGCAGAGCTGGAGAGGATGACGCATACTTGCAGAGAGCACACCACCACGATTAGCACAATGAAATCCATCCAGGTAGAAACTTCCAACTATGAGAGGAAGTTCGAGCAGGATCGCAGCGCCCTCCAGGATGCTCTGGACAAGAGTCTGAGGGAGCACAAAGTCACCAAGCAGGAATTGGCAGCCGTCACGGCCGAGCTGAGGGCGCTCAAACAGAagctccagcaggagcaggCTCGAAGCCACGAGCTCAACCAACGCAACGAGAGTCTGTACAAGACCATCGAGGAGAAGAGCCGCCAGCTCTACGAGTACACCGCCGAGATCGAAAAGCTGAAGACTCTGACGCAGAACCTGACGAAGGAGAGGCTGAGgttggaggaggagctgaggacgGTCAGGCAGGAGAGAGACGACATGAAGTTTAACAAAAACGCTACTGATGGAGAGACTGCCACTCAGATCTCAGCCCTGCATGTGCAGCTTCAGAGTAGCACCAAGAGGACCACGGAGCTCCAGGTTCTCATCAATGACCTAACCAAGGAGAGAGAAAAGCTCAAAGTGGAAATAGACAAATTCCAAAAGCAATCGATTGAGGTATTTTTGATTGCATTGAAGGATCAACCCCACATAATTCACCTAATTTTTTCCCTGATTTTGCATGAATGGCTATAGGTGCATTAGGACTGAGCATGATTTCAAAGTGGTCCTGTTATATTAGTTCATTATTTTATGAGTTTTGCATGAAATTCACTTACAAATGGTTTTGCTCAGACTTGCATGTTGTTCACCCTTTTAACTTTCATATTGTATGACTGAACTTAACTCatacaataataacaatcacTTAATTATTAACTACATACTAATTGatgtaatatatactgtataatgtagggctgtcaatcgatgcaaatatttaatcgcgattaatcgcacattttttatctgttcaaaatgtatcttaaagggagatttgtcaagtatttaatactatactaatactatcaacatgggagtgggcaaatatgcttgttttattcaaatgtatgtatatatttattactggaaaatcaattaacaacacaaaaaattacaaatattttccagaaaccctcacaggtactgcatttagcataaaacatatgctcaaatcataacaaactcaagcccaacaggcaacaacagctgtcagtgtgtctgtgtgctgacttgactatgacttgcctaaaactgcatgtgattatcataaagtgggcatgtctgtaaaggggagactcgtgggtacccatagaacccattttcattcacatatcttgaggtcagaggtcagaggtgaagggacccatttgaaaatggccagtttttCTCGTCAAAACTTAGTGTAAGTTTGGGGTGTTATTTAATCTCCTACGCGACAAGCTAGACGTCGcgaatatgacatggttggtaccaatcgattccttaggttttctagtttcatatgataccagtatattatactaaaaatcgcaagttgcgttaatgcgttaaagaaattaggcgtttaaaacaaatttgctttgacagccctaatataatgTACATGTACTTTCTAATCATTCAGTGGCCTATGACATCACACATCATATAGATATTGATGAAAAATTTTATATATTGATTAGCTCTTACAACATGCAGTTAAGGAAAGCCACGTGTAATTAATTCAGTCGAGTTGAAGCTCTTTGCATAATCTGCTTTTTGCTCTGTGCATCACTTATTGGCATTTCTTTACAGACttaataatgtgttttctttttttttctttctctccccagACGTCCATGATGGTGCATAGTTCCCAAACCCAATACAGCGAGCTGGTACTAGAGAGGGACAGTCTGATGTCCAAGCTCAAACTTCTGGAGCAGGACAAGACCCGTCATCAGCGCATAGAAGAGGAGCTCACCCGCATCAAGCTCACGCTAGACACCGAGCTCCGCAACAAGCAGCGTCTGCAGGATGAAAAGAACGTCATCGTCAAGGATTTCAACTACATGAAAAGCCAGTatgagctgagagagagccatATCAGGCAGTTTGAATCGGATAGAGACAAGGCTGATCGGGACAGGCTCTCCCTGAAGAGTGACATCGAGAGGCTTATGAGGGAGCTGAAGACTGTCGAGGAGAGGTACAAGAGCCGTCTGTTGATCTCTGAGAAGGAGGCGTCGGACCTGGCTCTCAAGAGAGacgctctggagagagagataaagaggcTGCAGCAGAGACCCAGCACTCTGGGCAAGCAGACCCAGACAGATGAGAAGGTCCCGACAGTGGATCCATCCAAGCTGGTATTTGACGGCGTGCGCCGCAAAGTCACAGCCCACCAGCTTTGTGACTGCGGCATAATCAGCAAAACCACGCTAGACCAGCTCCTGAAGGGGAAAAAGAGCGTGGATGAGGTCGCTGTGGACATCCAGCTCAGTCTAAAGGGTACCGGCATCATTGCTGGCATGACGACAGACTCTCAAGGGAAAATGCCGTTCACTAAAGCGAAAACCAACAAGCTCCTCACCCCAGAGAGCGCCCTCATGCTCCTGGAAGCTCAAGCTGCAACGGGCTACATAGTGGACCCCGCGTTTAATGAAAGGATGCCCGTGGATACTGCCTGCTCACGAGGGATCATAGACACAGATGACAGAGACACCTTGGTGACAGCTGAAGCAGCCAGCACAGGCTTCAAAGATCCATACACTGGCAAAATGTTGTCCGTGGGTCAGGCTTGCAAACAAGGCCGCGTAGACAAAGACACGGCCGTCCGCTTGCTCCAGGCTCAGGAGTCCGTTGGAGGCATATTGGACCCTGTTCTGAGTGTGTTCCTTCCCAAAGATCTGGCCTTGGATCGCAATCTTATCGATGAGGAGCTCTACAGGGCTTTGGACAAAAAACCCACCTGCTACCTGGAGCCAGCGACTGGAGAGAAGATCAGCTACAATGACCTGAGGAAGAAGTGTACGGTGGAACCTGTTTCTGGCTTGCTCCTGCTCCGTGGTCAAGAGAAGCCCAAGACAGTGCCGGGTCTCCGCGGTGAAGTCTCCGTCATAGATCTCGTTGATGCTGGACTGCTGGATAAAACTGACATGGCAAAGCTCACAACAGAGGAAATCCAAAAAAAGCTAAAGAACTATCTCTACGGCTCCACCTGCATCGCAGGGATCTACGACGAGGCCAACGACCGAGTAATGCCCTTCTATAATGCAATGAAGGAAGGCCTGCTCATGAGAGGGACCACCCTGGAGCTTCTTGAGGCCCAAGCTGCTTCTGGCTTCATTGTTGATCCAGTCAACAATGTGTTCTTGACAGTAGAAGAGGCTGCAAAGAGAGGCCTGATAGGAAACGAGTTTAAGAACAAGCTGCTGTCTGCAGAGAAGGCGGTAACTGGATACAGAGACCCATCCACAGGAAAGACAATCTCCCTCTTCCAGGCCATTGAGAAAGATCTTATTGAGAAAGGACATGGAATCCGTCTTCTTGAGGCCCAAATTGCTAGCGGCGGTATTATTGACCCCAAACAGAGCCACCGCATTGACGTCGCTATTGCCTATAAAAGGGGATATTTTGATGAGGAGATGAATGAGATCCTAACTTACGAAGGAGATGACACAAAAGGGTTCTTTGACCCTAATACTAAGGAGAACCTGACATATCTTCAACTTAAGGACAGGTGCATGACAGACAGCAAGACAGGCCTCATACTCCTGCCGCTGAAAGACAAGAAGAAGCCCCAGAAGGTGCAGGAGAGCCGCACCAATGTCCTCCGCAAGAGGCGGGTTGTGATCGTTGACCCAGACACTGGGCTGGAGATGTCAGTGAGGGAGGCCTATCACAAGGAGCTAATCGACTACGACACGTTCCTGGACTTGTCGGAGCAGGAGTGCGAGTGGGAGGAAATAACTATAAAAGGGTCTGACGGCTCCTCACGTTTGGTGATAGTGGACAGGAAAACAGGAACCCAGTATGACATCGCGGACTGCCTGGAACGCGGTGTCGTTGAGCAGAAGTCTTTGGATCAGTATCGTGCCGGAACGCTAACCCTGACCCAGTTTGCAGACCAAAttaccagcagaaccagcagtgGCGAGATGACCATCTCAGCCCTCAATGTTGACGACATGGTCACCTGCAGCAGTCCCACCCAGGCGGCGCCATCCTCTCCTACCGTTCGTAAACGCTTCAACAGTATCTCTATCACTGTTTCTCCCCCTGAGCTGTTCGACGACCAGAGCCCCGTGGCGGCTATATTCGACACCGAGACTTTGGAGAAAATCACCTTGTCTGAAGGGCTCAGAAGAGGCATAGTTGACACCATTACAGCACAGAGGCTGCTGGAAGCCCAGGCATGCACGGGCGGTATTATCAACCCCGCCACTGGCGAGAGACTGTCGCTGCAGGATGCCGTCCATCAGAGCATCATTGACGACAGCATGAGCGCCAAGCTGAGGCCTGCCCAGAAAGCCTACCTTGGGTTTGAAGACGTGAAGACTAAAAGAAAGATGTC
It includes:
- the dspa gene encoding desmoplakin-A isoform X2, with the translated sequence MSMYGSSSRLATLGQRSNSRQDLASPSFRNDVFVGGNGFQGDYQGGDVGGGGGGGGGYTYTNSYSRSSMHGGGASKGQISKGGGGTMNVQAIHQEAMFLTGQCQEYLQRAKMILQGGGSAVEAEQLLIMAAGTMEQMTLCGRELQQMRIPNDVFRSLEQFHHMHGILQQQLGLGSVPPSAGSLDGGRIYNDAMAWIGQQKRMIETAQWGDDSETIEKQIISHSRSHSSIQRSQEVDRARDELNMRGDKYNLAMLEQEWESLQKMSHSRVQQLRDLQGIIDEISRAIMWVNEREEEELMFDWGDKNIDQYIPRKQESYSGLMWDLEEKEKELNKLKVKADGLVNNNHPASDKIEAYMDTLQTQWSWLLQITKCIHIHLKENAAYSQFFKEANETYAKLQKEHETIRSKFTCDKQTPLESLTELLRNLERERERVMENKRQVQSLVSKSKAIVRLKPRNPEEKSSSPVIVEAICDFKQDQIGILKGNDGILKDNSQRSKWLVTGPGGLDMLVPSVCLLIPPPNPLSIGLANKNEQYYEAIMSIWNQLYINIKSLISWQYCLKDMNYISSLTVSMLSKMRPDEYRSIIQRLETHYREFLSNSKGSEVFGEEDKKTIKNHFDKTQKHIETLIIHTGEEGVKVEPSKPPTFDKIAPVVKPQPPPPQPSSTLSLSLLHSLQEIRRRLELAESGLTSHLHVHLGDNSVHECSVHIQQLESVNQDLDSIHDEYLRLRAKILKQLAGIPADSEQAKFLRSELEIINQKLGGLQGLYPAYHQRLSALKGLLQSLLQAEDIIKVHETRLTEKETTSLDLIEVENYRSTLKQMKSDLEQKRDLLTAMESDLAKAVHCNGQISESFHKCDVDLSKYSDLVGQMSDRWRRIQTQIDSRVWDLEKQEKQLNHYQQSSTQLDQWINNARNRQDTLQSVKLSDIQTLMDHLNQQKALHTEIKGKKEKVEVVHRNADTCATSIKDYELQLASYSSGLETLLNIPIKRTMLQSPASVVRQESADLQSRYIELLTRSSDYYKFLGELLKNMEELKIRNTKIEMLEEELRRLKEDIQDRNQKNKSLEDALARYKLDLTQSQDQLISMEEVKRVSVMKVNTTMENLDSTNSQLQDLNDQLTRIKYQLDEEKRKRRLAEERYTSQQEEYEAAVRRRQKELEELNWAKIDLEKSVKDKERELERMKILLDEEAARRRSAESDSSKTSMMVHSSQTQYSELVLERDSLMSKLKLLEQDKTRHQRIEEELTRIKLTLDTELRNKQRLQDEKNVIVKDFNYMKSQYELRESHIRQFESDRDKADRDRLSLKSDIERLMRELKTVEERYKSRLLISEKEASDLALKRDALEREIKRLQQRPSTLGKQTQTDEKVPTVDPSKLVFDGVRRKVTAHQLCDCGIISKTTLDQLLKGKKSVDEVAVDIQLSLKGTGIIAGMTTDSQGKMPFTKAKTNKLLTPESALMLLEAQAATGYIVDPAFNERMPVDTACSRGIIDTDDRDTLVTAEAASTGFKDPYTGKMLSVGQACKQGRVDKDTAVRLLQAQESVGGILDPVLSVFLPKDLALDRNLIDEELYRALDKKPTCYLEPATGEKISYNDLRKKCTVEPVSGLLLLRGQEKPKTVPGLRGEVSVIDLVDAGLLDKTDMAKLTTEEIQKKLKNYLYGSTCIAGIYDEANDRVMPFYNAMKEGLLMRGTTLELLEAQAASGFIVDPVNNVFLTVEEAAKRGLIGNEFKNKLLSAEKAVTGYRDPSTGKTISLFQAIEKDLIEKGHGIRLLEAQIASGGIIDPKQSHRIDVAIAYKRGYFDEEMNEILTYEGDDTKGFFDPNTKENLTYLQLKDRCMTDSKTGLILLPLKDKKKPQKVQESRTNVLRKRRVVIVDPDTGLEMSVREAYHKELIDYDTFLDLSEQECEWEEITIKGSDGSSRLVIVDRKTGTQYDIADCLERGVVEQKSLDQYRAGTLTLTQFADQITSRTSSGEMTISALNVDDMVTCSSPTQAAPSSPTVRKRFNSISITVSPPELFDDQSPVAAIFDTETLEKITLSEGLRRGIVDTITAQRLLEAQACTGGIINPATGERLSLQDAVHQSIIDDSMSAKLRPAQKAYLGFEDVKTKRKMSAAEAVKEAWLPYEAGQRFLEFQYLTGGLIEPGSGRRITIEEAIRRGWLDGQGAQKLQDTRNQQKNLTCPKTKLKISYKEAMDSCMEETSNGMKMLPATSMSTKGISSPYNVSNPGSRSGSRAGSLVGSRSGSRRGSVDYSSTYSYSFSSSSTNTQS
- the dspa gene encoding desmoplakin-A isoform X1 is translated as MSMYGSSSRLATLGQRSNSRQDLASPSFRNDVFVGGNGFQGDYQGGDVGGGGGGGGGYTYTNSYSRSSMHGGGASKGQISKGGGGTMNVQAIHQEAMFLTGQCQEYLQRAKMILQGGGSAVEAEQLLIMAAGTMEQMTLCGRELQQMRIPNDVFRSLEQFHHMHGILQQQLGLGSVPPSAGSLDGGRIYNDAMAWIGQQKRMIETAQWGDDSETIEKQIISHSRSHSSIQRSQEVDRARDELNMRGDKYNLAMLEQEWESLQKMSHSRVQQLRDLQGIIDEISRAIMWVNEREEEELMFDWGDKNIDQYIPRKQESYSGLMWDLEEKEKELNKLKVKADGLVNNNHPASDKIEAYMDTLQTQWSWLLQITKCIHIHLKENAAYSQFFKEANETYAKLQKEHETIRSKFTCDKQTPLESLTELLRNLERERERVMENKRQVQSLVSKSKAIVRLKPRNPEEKSSSPVIVEAICDFKQDQIGILKGNDGILKDNSQRSKWLVTGPGGLDMLVPSVCLLIPPPNPLSIGLANKNEQYYEAIMSIWNQLYINIKSLISWQYCLKDMNYISSLTVSMLSKMRPDEYRSIIQRLETHYREFLSNSKGSEVFGEEDKKTIKNHFDKTQKHIETLIIHTGEEGVKVEPSKPPTFDKIAPVVKPQPPPPQPSSTLSLSLLHSLQEIRRRLELAESGLTSHLHVHLGDNSVHECSVHIQQLESVNQDLDSIHDEYLRLRAKILKQLAGIPADSEQAKFLRSELEIINQKLGGLQGLYPAYHQRLSALKGLLQSLLQAEDIIKVHETRLTEKETTSLDLIEVENYRSTLKQMKSDLEQKRDLLTAMESDLAKAVHCNGQISESFHKCDVDLSKYSDLVGQMSDRWRRIQTQIDSRVWDLEKQEKQLNHYQQSSTQLDQWINNARNRQDTLQSVKLSDIQTLMDHLNQQKALHTEIKGKKEKVEVVHRNADTCATSIKDYELQLASYSSGLETLLNIPIKRTMLQSPASVVRQESADLQSRYIELLTRSSDYYKFLGELLKNMEELKIRNTKIEMLEEELRRLKEDIQDRNQKNKSLEDALARYKLDLTQSQDQLISMEEVKRVSVMKVNTTMENLDSTNSQLQDLNDQLTRIKYQLDEEKRKRRLAEERYTSQQEEYEAAVRRRQKELEELNWAKIDLEKSVKDKERELERMKILLDEEAARRRSAESDSSKVRTQCSQEVNQLKQTYETQIHVTKTSILKASQQKEEDTTELRLQVDRLTSEKRDLEEELRRLRQSIAHTEEQKSRAEQEASQQRSSVVQETRIRSELEVQLRTLMQQGGEDELKLKESIKSNQEKSRQISMLTFNLEEEGKKRRALELEISHLKQAEADLKAKNTSHLESINKLKVSEQEIRITRVELEKQTSEKAKAEQSSTRLQSRIRELQCSLDGAGAELEKQKKATQEEFTRRKRMEAELERMTHTCREHTTTISTMKSIQVETSNYERKFEQDRSALQDALDKSLREHKVTKQELAAVTAELRALKQKLQQEQARSHELNQRNESLYKTIEEKSRQLYEYTAEIEKLKTLTQNLTKERLRLEEELRTVRQERDDMKFNKNATDGETATQISALHVQLQSSTKRTTELQVLINDLTKEREKLKVEIDKFQKQSIETSMMVHSSQTQYSELVLERDSLMSKLKLLEQDKTRHQRIEEELTRIKLTLDTELRNKQRLQDEKNVIVKDFNYMKSQYELRESHIRQFESDRDKADRDRLSLKSDIERLMRELKTVEERYKSRLLISEKEASDLALKRDALEREIKRLQQRPSTLGKQTQTDEKVPTVDPSKLVFDGVRRKVTAHQLCDCGIISKTTLDQLLKGKKSVDEVAVDIQLSLKGTGIIAGMTTDSQGKMPFTKAKTNKLLTPESALMLLEAQAATGYIVDPAFNERMPVDTACSRGIIDTDDRDTLVTAEAASTGFKDPYTGKMLSVGQACKQGRVDKDTAVRLLQAQESVGGILDPVLSVFLPKDLALDRNLIDEELYRALDKKPTCYLEPATGEKISYNDLRKKCTVEPVSGLLLLRGQEKPKTVPGLRGEVSVIDLVDAGLLDKTDMAKLTTEEIQKKLKNYLYGSTCIAGIYDEANDRVMPFYNAMKEGLLMRGTTLELLEAQAASGFIVDPVNNVFLTVEEAAKRGLIGNEFKNKLLSAEKAVTGYRDPSTGKTISLFQAIEKDLIEKGHGIRLLEAQIASGGIIDPKQSHRIDVAIAYKRGYFDEEMNEILTYEGDDTKGFFDPNTKENLTYLQLKDRCMTDSKTGLILLPLKDKKKPQKVQESRTNVLRKRRVVIVDPDTGLEMSVREAYHKELIDYDTFLDLSEQECEWEEITIKGSDGSSRLVIVDRKTGTQYDIADCLERGVVEQKSLDQYRAGTLTLTQFADQITSRTSSGEMTISALNVDDMVTCSSPTQAAPSSPTVRKRFNSISITVSPPELFDDQSPVAAIFDTETLEKITLSEGLRRGIVDTITAQRLLEAQACTGGIINPATGERLSLQDAVHQSIIDDSMSAKLRPAQKAYLGFEDVKTKRKMSAAEAVKEAWLPYEAGQRFLEFQYLTGGLIEPGSGRRITIEEAIRRGWLDGQGAQKLQDTRNQQKNLTCPKTKLKISYKEAMDSCMEETSNGMKMLPATSMSTKGISSPYNVSNPGSRSGSRAGSLVGSRSGSRRGSVDYSSTYSYSFSSSSTNTQS